In the Lepus europaeus isolate LE1 chromosome 10, mLepTim1.pri, whole genome shotgun sequence genome, ATTAAAaacctttatttttctcttacagGTATGCTGAGTATATTCTGAATCCCAGGACAGCAGGAATGAGCCAGGGGATTACAGGCATGCTCTGGAAGCTGCTGCTGAGGTCCCAGCCCTGCAGGTTGAGTTCCTTCAGAAAGGCGCAATCAACTCCAGGGAACAGACCTTTTCTTGCACGCTTCACCTACACAACTGACAGACAGtcaaacacagaaaataaaagaacagtgGAAAAACTCTGTAAATTTTCAGTTGACATTAGGAAAATCCGTAGATTAAAAGAATGGGTACTTCTGGAGGATAAAACCTATGTTGAAGAAATTGCCAATATTTTACAAGAACTAGGTGCCAATGAGACTGTGATAGCCAGTATTTTGGAACGCTGCCCAGAAGCAATTATCTGTAGTCCAACTGCTGTTACCACCCAGAAAAACCTCTGGCAGTTGGTCTGCAAAAATGAGGAAGAATTAATCAAATTAATAGAGCAATTTCCAGAATCTTTCTTTACTGTTAAAGACCAGGAGATGCAGAAGTTCAATGTTCACTTCTTTCAAGAACTGGGACTCAAGAATGTAGTCATTAGCAGGTTTCTGACAACTGCATCTCCTGTCTTTCACAATCCTGTTGAGAAGAATAAGCAGATGATACAGATTCTCCAAGAGAGTTATCTaaatgtgggtggctctgaggccAACATGAAAGTTTGGCTACTAAAATTATTAAGCCAAAAcccatttattttgttaaattctcCTGAAGCTGTAAAGGAAACATTGGAATTTCTCCAGGAGCTGGGTTTTACAAATTCAGAAATTCTCCAACTTCTGTCCAAACTCAAAGGCTTTCTTTTTCAGCTTTGCCCAAGAAGTATACAGGACagtatttctttctctaaaaacACGTTTAAGTGCACACAGCATGGCCTGAAGCAGCTGGTTTTGAAATGTCCTGCTCTTTTATATTATTCTGCTCCAGTTTTAGAAGAGAGAATTCAGGGATTACTAAAAGAAGGAATTTCCTTAGCTCAGATAAGAGAGACACCTATGGTTCTTGAATTAACGCCTCAGATAGTGCAGTACAGGATAAAAAAACTGAATGCCTTAGGCTACAGAATAAAGGATGGGCATTTAGCGAATCTAAATGGAACAAAAAAAGAGTTTGAGTCTAACTTTGGTAAAATTCAAGCCAAGAAAGGCCGACCATTGTTTAATCCTGTGGCACCATTAAATGTTGAAGAGTGATTTACTGATGTTGCTTCTTTCTGGCAATACAGAGTGaaagcagctctggccgttgcggccatttgggcagggaaccaatggaaggaagacctttctctctgtctctctctctctctctcactgtctgtagctctacctgtcaaataaataaataaaaatatttttaaaaagttatatatgtatatatagtaatATTTGAACAATCATACATTGTTTGTAGGGATATAAAACTCTTGAACTGTTTTGGACAACAGTTTAGTGTTTTCTCCAATAGTTAACTATAGAACAACTTTATATCAGCATATAAATTCATAAGTCTATAAACTTAATACCTGAGCAAAATCACCCAAGTACATGCCTACGTAAATGCATGTTCATAACAgtgctattcacaatagccaaataaCAAGCCAAAAAGTCATCAACAGAAAAAGAGGTAAGTAAATTGTCTATACCTTTAAATACAATTGAATGCTGTTCAGTTGTAAAACAGATGAGTTGCTAATATACACCACATGTAGGTGAAGCTGAAAATCATGctcaaaaaaagaattaagacacAAAAGGTCACACATTTTAtggattcatttctttctttctttttttttctttttttcttttttgacgggcagagtggacagtgagagagagagagagaaagaagggtctttctttgccgttggttcaccttccaggggccgctgtggccagcgtaccacgctgatctgaagccaggagccaggtgcttatcctggtctcccatgtgggtgcagggcccaagcacttgggccaaactccactgcgctccggggccacagcagagagctggcctggaagaggggcaaccgggacagaatccggcgccccgaccaggactagaatccggtgtgcctgcgccgcaggccgaggattagcctattgagcctcagcaccggcctGGATTCATTTCTATGAATTATCtggaatatgtaaatatatacagaTTCATATTGGTGGTTGTCAGAAATGAGGAGAAACCAATTAACAGGTGTGGAATCTTAAGTGAAAGGGATGGATCCTAGGTGATGCTTGCAGAGCATTCTGAATGTACTAAATGTTGTAGAAGTGTTCACTTTCAATTGTTTAATTTTACGTTAAGTAAATTTCacccaaatgcaaaaaaaaaaaagtgattaagcaaaaatttaaacAATTCAGGCAGTTTACAAACACCAGTAATTTAAAGGAAATGCCTACTTCATTTCTGAGTTGTGTTTAAGCTACCTCTAAAAACTTTCCAACGCATTCACTCTATTTTACActtaaattgcatttattttaagtAGATTGACCttgaactattttaaaaaaatgcacccGCTACTATTTAAATGGCATATCACTGTGGTACTCTGTAAACGAATTATTTCTAAGAAGCTGACAAATACACATTTCATCTAGCATGCACAGCCAGTCTCCCTCATAACCAGCTCTAAACATCACTCTACTCTGGCCTGTACTCTGTGGCTTGCTGCTAAGTCAAACATCGGCCAATCACCAATACATCTTTTTTAGGGAAAATGAATTCTTACCACATTTAGAATAAATGAGGACTTCTTAAGAACCACACATTACTGAAAAAGAATAGTTGGTGCCTACTTGTGTGGACAAATTTGTCTAAAGCACACATGTTCATTACCTTCCCAGTTTTACAGATGCGGCAACTGAAGCTTAGACTAGACACACTTGCCTGCCAAGAGATTTATTATGATCAATCTTATTACATCTTCTAAATGGAAAGATTATTTATGAGCTGGCCTAAGAGAAGCTACCAAACCTTCCATGATGAAGGGaatgaaaaataacagcaaatttGGACTTTTATGAAAACTTTTCTATAAATTGAAATTACCTAACTTAAGTACATTTTCAATAAATGCAACTTGTTAGAAACTTTTCTGAAAATCCAGGTCTACCTGACTTGTAACAGAAATTTTCTAAATCTTGATCCAAAATAAACATCACCCAGATAAAAGACTGGCTTGTTGTCAGTGCTGAAGTTTGAACTGTGTAAAAAATACATGACCGAACAATTGACTCTGACACTGAACATCTGTGCTGTGTGTTGTATAGCCTTGTGAGTATGAAAAATGCAGGAAGTGCCTTCTCCATTCATTCACTGTTCCATTTAGAGGTAACTTAAGCCTAACTCAGAAGCTAGGTAGTCAAGTAACCCTCAGTACGCAATCTATGTACTTCTACTCTATATGCATAGTACCTTTAAAATCCTAAGAGTTAACTACCATTTACTGTTCTACAGATGTGGAGACTCAGGGttactttcccaaggtcacacaggaatatgttataaaaaaaaagtagcatcCAATAGTTAGATGAAGTATCACAGGGTCCATCTGAGGAGCATTCTAAGAGTAAAGGGAAACCTTGCAGAGTTTTTAGTTAATGCTTCCAGATAAACTAAAACCTTAGTTTATGTCAGGATAATTTTGTCTTGACATAAATGACCAGTGGTCTGCACTCTCTCCCACTCTCAAAAGTGTCTCAGGGAAACACTGTATTGTTGCCTTGGTAATTAGAAATCAATTTTGAGATGTCTACTGGGTGTCATAGCAGATTTGATTAGTAGGCAAATGGTAGAGTCTGGAACTGTAAGAAGTCAGGTCTGGATATACATTTTT is a window encoding:
- the MTERF2 gene encoding transcription termination factor 2, mitochondrial isoform X1, which translates into the protein MKCGQILSIQQKLYAEYILNPRTAGMSQGITGMLWKLLLRSQPCRLSSFRKAQSTPGNRPFLARFTYTTDRQSNTENKRTVEKLCKFSVDIRKIRRLKEWVLLEDKTYVEEIANILQELGANETVIASILERCPEAIICSPTAVTTQKNLWQLVCKNEEELIKLIEQFPESFFTVKDQEMQKFNVHFFQELGLKNVVISRFLTTASPVFHNPVEKNKQMIQILQESYLNVGGSEANMKVWLLKLLSQNPFILLNSPEAVKETLEFLQELGFTNSEILQLLSKLKGFLFQLCPRSIQDSISFSKNTFKCTQHGLKQLVLKCPALLYYSAPVLEERIQGLLKEGISLAQIRETPMVLELTPQIVQYRIKKLNALGYRIKDGHLANLNGTKKEFESNFGKIQAKKGRPLFNPVAPLNVEE
- the MTERF2 gene encoding transcription termination factor 2, mitochondrial isoform X2, translated to MSQGITGMLWKLLLRSQPCRLSSFRKAQSTPGNRPFLARFTYTTDRQSNTENKRTVEKLCKFSVDIRKIRRLKEWVLLEDKTYVEEIANILQELGANETVIASILERCPEAIICSPTAVTTQKNLWQLVCKNEEELIKLIEQFPESFFTVKDQEMQKFNVHFFQELGLKNVVISRFLTTASPVFHNPVEKNKQMIQILQESYLNVGGSEANMKVWLLKLLSQNPFILLNSPEAVKETLEFLQELGFTNSEILQLLSKLKGFLFQLCPRSIQDSISFSKNTFKCTQHGLKQLVLKCPALLYYSAPVLEERIQGLLKEGISLAQIRETPMVLELTPQIVQYRIKKLNALGYRIKDGHLANLNGTKKEFESNFGKIQAKKGRPLFNPVAPLNVEE